Proteins from a single region of Plasmodium brasilianum strain Bolivian I chromosome 13, whole genome shotgun sequence:
- a CDS encoding hypothetical protein (conserved Plasmodium protein): protein MNTNSDIKNDLINNLPFSFSNIEIINYGNYRKKRTQRNKDSDKEIEDVNKIFKMKSTEEKEINNGGVKNSKRISEQLSAYLDSCKVDYVKNEVKNEMKNEMKNEMKQNSSGIPCYCTNRNCTSFKEKCLEVEKRNNNIFNLNRRKDLSSCIKRKPNEKETSIKDENCIGGIEQMGESVGEWWVEVNVKGSEEDIKEAEHTNNTHYKYIKHRFGSGRIRRKETTVPGIDKLKNEQMDYCTEALNFKYFSSLTKKVDAYNADNIHFSNTSERDEENSILGESLFSSFNFNYSELHDKDWKHLVKAEEENTFSGLEGDPINVLANGLIDEQVYCTTNATANELIRQGGNNIRAPLRNSVSPNKGGKGRGIVKYNIKESKEGLSLSFISNICDELSTSNTSTMHNKEEKRMYKKTNGLLKRCKQSEDESSIRYTCTYKRGDKENSQTCSERESCLFDSFKDCSDYNHDNHFSHFSHFRDLYNMKNHKNIKLIDYNKILNKSLYNNIYADTDRGNSNAKRRGKNGKERESKSKISDKNDHMSINNNLNKGKNEHMNVNNNLNKGKNEHMNVNNNLNKGKNEHMNVNNNLNKGKNNKSFVETNILQKKVVENNVKEIIKNIKMRLGFYSKEEVQEKEDTDKGTHNGNHRKEKQTEHLSDHEYIKKSSMVTHFKEERTGTEPTNRREDEPLFLDSLNYSRDETLKDKKSILCGTADGFEKGEKKNAKKKYKKKNTPTANPILTVTSSNLINVNSFVSDEFMLSGDDTHSHLDPLHLEEKDEEGIPYNYDGYSSRGQDDDCNDNDNNLFSLSTSLSRFRKSFLDASRSEQKRLKQDEVENGVENGVENRVENRVENGVENGVDNGVDNRVDNRVENGVDNRVDNGVENGVDNRVDNRVDNRVENGGHVEMDFNEGIDEKCKVKEPLRSIKESQKDESSENNQNSQNNRNNQNAPSYEQAAQVSDCVSEKDKFVQLTEGQVDKGMIHSDSAACTDENVMSDPTSAAASASVIKEVYNTMRDAKETPKNIMCICKELEKYKMKNLIEKVKDDDSNKNIWDYLEYNDYLNELTDFICSNNLEALDKNVVLHDDDINVENFSHKIDNYMQYIYDNQIKHLNCLVANIFS from the coding sequence ATGAATACGAATAGcgatattaaaaatgactTAATAAACAATTTGCCCTTCTCATTTAGTAACAtcgaaattattaattatggAAATTATCGGAAAAAAAGAACTCAGAGAAATAAGGACAGTGATAAAGAGATAGAAGATgtaaacaaaattttcaaaatgaaGAGCACGGAAGAAAAGGAGATCAATAATGGGGGTGTGAAGAACTCCAAACGAATTAGCGAACAATTAAGTGCTTATTTGGATAGCTGCAAAGTAGACTATGTGAAGAACGAGGTGAAGAACGAGATGAAGAACGAGATGAAGAACGAGATGAAGCAAAATTCGAGTGGCATCCCTTGTTATTGTACGAACAGAAACTGCACATCGTTTAAGGAAAAGTGTTTGGAGgtagaaaaaagaaacaataaTATCTTTAACTTAAACAGAAGGAAGGACTTGTCATCatgtataaaaagaaaaccCAATGAAAAGGAGACAAGTATAAAAGATGAGAATTGCATAGGTGGAATCGAACAAATGGGAGAATCAGTAGGAGAGTGGTGGGTGGAGGTAAATGTAAAGGGATCAGAAGAAGATATAAAGGAAGCAGAACATACAAACAATACTCactacaaatatataaagcacCGTTTCGGTAGTGGAAgaataagaagaaaagaaactACTGTACCAGGAATAGATAAACTAAAGAATGAACAAATGGACTATTGCACTGAAGCACtaaattttaagtatttttcttctttaacTAAAAAGGTTGATGCTTACAATGCCGATAACATACATTTTTCGAATACAAGTGAAAGGGATGAGGAGAATAGCATTTTGGGAGAATCATTGTTTTCGTCCTTTAACTTCAATTATAGCGAGCTCCATGATAAGGATTGGAAGCATCTGGTCAAAGCAGAAGAAGAGAATACTTTCAGTGGATTAGAAGGCGATCCGATTAACGTACTAGCGAATGGTCTAATTGACGAACAAGTATACTGCACAACTAACGCTACAGCCAATGAGTTGATAAGACAAGGGGGAAACAACATCAGGGCCCCTTTACGAAACAGTGTATCTCCTAATAAAGGAGGAAAAGGACGTGGTATCGTTAAGTACAACATAAAAGAAAGCAAAGAAGGACTAAgtctttcttttatttcaaatatatgCGATGAGTTAAGCACTTCTAACACGAGTACTATGCACaataaagaggaaaaaaggaTGTATAAGAAAACAAATGGACTTTTAAAAAGATGTAAACAGAGTGAAGATGAGAGTTCTATTCgttatacatgtacatataagaGGGGGGACAAAGAAAATAGTCAAACATGTAGTGAAAGAGAATCGTGCCTATTTGACTCCTTCAAGGATTGCAGCGATTACAACCACGATAACCATTTCAGCCATTTCAGCCATTTCAGGGATCTATATAACATGAAGAATCATAAGAATATAAAACTTATAGActacaataaaattttgaataaaagtttgtataataatatttatgcaGATACTGACAGAGGGAATAGCAATGCAAAGAGGAGGGGGAAAAACGGAAAGGAAAGAGAAAGTAAAAGCAAAATTAGTGATAAAAATGATCATATgagcataaataataatttaaataaaggtAAAAACGAACATATGAacgtaaataataatttaaataaaggtAAAAACGAACATATGAacgtaaataataatttaaataaaggtAAAAACGAACATATGAacgtaaataataatttaaataaaggtaaaaataataaatcattCGTAGAGACGAATATATTACAGAAGAAGGTGGTTGAAAACAATGTCAAGGaaattattaagaatataaaGATGAGACTAGGTTTCTACTCAAAAGAGGAGGTGCAAGAGAAGGAGGATACAGATAAGGGAACACATAATGGCAATCATCGTAAGGAAAAACAGACTGAACATCTGAGTGACCACGAATACATTAAGAAAAGTTCGATGGTTACACATTTTAAGGAAGAGCGAACAGGCACAGAACCTACAAACAGAAGAGAAGACGAACCATTATTTCTAGATAGCTTAAATTACTCGAGAGACGAAACGCTAAAAGATAAGAAGAGTATTTTGTGTGGTACTGCTGACGGATTCGAAAAgggagaaaagaaaaatgcgaaaaaaaaatataaaaaaaagaataccCCCACAGCCAATCCGATCCTTACCGTTACCAGCAGTAACCTGATAAACGTCAACAGTTTTGTGTCTGACGAATTTATGTTATCTGGAGATGATACACATTCTCACTTGGACCCACTCCATTTAGAAGAGAAGGACGAAGAGGGCATCCCATATAATTACGATGGCTATTCTTCCCGAGGACAAGATGATGATtgtaatgataatgataataaccTTTTTTCCCTGTCCACCTCATTATCCAGATTTCGAAAAAGCTTCCTCGATGCCTCAAGGAGTGAACAGAAAAGGCTTAAACAAGATGAAGTAGAAAACGGAGTAGAGAACGGAGTAGAGAACAGAGTAGAGAACAGAGTAGAAAACGGAGTAGAGAACGGAGTAGATAACGGAGTAGATAACAGAGTAGATAACAGAGTAGAAAACGGAGTAGATAACAGAGTAGATAACGGAGTAGAGAACGGAGTAGATAACAGAGTAGATAACAGAGTAGATAACAGAGTAGAAAACGGAGGACACGTTGAGATGGACTTCAATGAAGGCATTGACGAAAAATGCAAAGTGAAGGAACCCCTTAGAAGCATAAAGGAATCTCAAAAGGACGAAAGTAGTGAGAACAATCAAAACAGTCAAAACAATCGAAACAACCAAAATGCACCGTCATATGAGCAAGCCGCACAAGTCTCAGATTGCGTAAgtgaaaaagataaatttgTACAATTGACGGAAGGGCAGGTGGATAAAGGAATGATACATAGTGATAGTGCCGCATGTACGGATGAAAATGTAATGAGTGATCCTACCAGTGCCGCTGCGAGTGCTAGCGTTATCAAGGAAGTATATAACACAATGAGAGATGCAAAAGAAACgccaaaaaatattatgtgcATTTGTAAAGAgcttgaaaaatataaaatgaaaaatttaattgaaaaggtaaaagatgatgatagtaataaaaacatttggGATTATTTAGAGTACAACGATTACCTAAACGAACTGACGGATTTTATATGTAGCAATAATTTAGAAGCACTTGATAAGAATGTTGTTCTACACGATGATGATATAAACGTAGAAAATTTCTCACACAAAATAGATAATTATAtgcaatatatttatgataatCAAATTAAGCACCTGAACTGTCTAGTggcaaatattttttcgtga
- a CDS encoding protein arginine N-methyltransferase 1 has translation MQSGIQSYIENGSEGMTNKYNKINKSNYETRKAVFYDKGNNKNSFEKENGVKYFNEQDLQSFFNTWKQCYKENIIVEERENFIVCDKEKDMENGNNEYFNSYNYIHIHEDMIKDEIRTRSYYDAIRKNQHLIKDKIVLDVGCGTGILSFFAAKYGAKHVYSIEKSNIIYTALKIRDENNLTDRITLIKGLAEEIELPVDNVDIIISEWMGYCLLYENMLDTVLYCRDKWLKEDGLIFPDKAYMYIAGIEDSLYREEKFDFWKSCYDLNFSSVLPILKEEVVIDYVDKNFIVTDTCCILTLNLKTCSKDHLSFVSPFKLKMIKKDYLHALVIWFDVSFSACHTDISFTTGPYGGHTHWKQIVLYTEHIITAEKNEILNGIFALKKNNKNNRHIDMKLHYIFDGVHTKAQSTQYFNIS, from the coding sequence ATGCAGAGTGGAATACAGAGTTACATAGAAAACGGCTCGGAAGGGATGACGAACAAGTACAACAAAATCAATAAGAGCAACTACGAAACGAGAAAGGCTGTGTTTTACGACAagggaaataataaaaacagcTTTGAAAAAGAGAATGGggttaaatattttaacgaACAGGACTTACAAAGTTTTTTCAATACATGGAAGCAGTGTTATAAAGAGAATATAATTGTTGAGGaaagagaaaattttatagtGTGTGATAAAGAGAAGGATATGGAAAATGgtaataatgaatattttaactcttataattatatacatatacatgaaGATATGATAAAAGATGAAATAAGAACAAGGTCATATTATGATGCTATTCGAAAGAACCAGCATTTaattaaagataaaatagTATTAGATGTTGGATGTGGAACAGgaattctttctttttttgctgCAAAGTATGGTGCAAAACATGTATATAGCATTGAAAAgagtaatataatatatacagcATTGAAAATAAgggatgaaaataatttaacagATAGAATAACTCTTATTAAAGGACTAGCTGAAGAAATAGAGTTACCAGTTGATAATGTAGACATTATAATATCTGAATGGATGGGGTAttgtttattatatgaaaatatgctTGACACAGTTTTATATTGTAGAGATAAATGGTTGAAAGAAGATGGACTTATTTTTCCTGATAAAGCTTACATGTATATAGCAGGAATTGAAGATAGCTTATATAGAGAAGAGAAATTTGATTTTTGGAAAAGTTGTTATgacttaaatttttcatcAGTTTTACCAATACTTAAAGAAGAAGTTGTTATAGATTATgttgataaaaattttattgttactgATACTTGTTGCATATTaacattaaatttaaaaacatgTAGTAAAGACCATTTATCTTTTGTTTCtccttttaaattaaaaatgattaaGAAAGATTATTTACATGCACTGGTTATATGGTTTGATGTTTCTTTTTCTGCTTGTCATACAGATATTAGTTTTACCACTGGACCATATGGTGGTCATACACATTGGAAGCAAATTGTCCTTTACACAGAGCATATTATTACAGCAgaaaagaatgaaatattGAACGGAATTTTTGctctcaaaaaaaataataaaaataacagacACATTGATATGAAATTGCATTACATATTTGATGGTGTGCACACAAAGGCGCAGTCAACGCAGTACTTTAATATCAGTTAA
- a CDS encoding 60S ribosomal protein L21, which yields MGGKSKGLRSGTRYKFSKKFRKHGECTANKYLEKLNYGDYVDIVCDSTQQKGMPFNYYHGKTGKIFHITKRGVGVLVNKRVKHRIIQKKVCVRIEHVRKSRCNEDFILRKKKKDEIIKEAKLKNEKVSIKRKPEGPKPAAMIKVPPSKVITIEPLPFYEEY from the coding sequence ATGGGAGGCAAATCAAAAGGATTACGATCAGGTACAAGATACAAATTTTCGAAAAAATTTCGTAAACATGGAGAATGTACAGCaaacaaatatttagaaaaattaaattatggaGATTATGTGGATATAGTATGTGATTCAACACAACAAAAAGGTATGccatttaattattatcatgGAAAAACtggaaaaatatttcatattacgAAAAGAGGTGTAGGTGTTTTAGTAAATAAAAGAGTTAAGCATCGAATTATACAAAAGAAAGTTTGTGTGAGAATAGAACATGTGAGAAAGTCGAGATGTAATGAAGATTTCatattgagaaaaaaaaaaaaagatgaaataattaaagaagcaaaattaaaaaatgaaaaagtgtCGATTAAAAGAAAACCAGAAGGACCTAAGCCGGCGGCCATGATAAAAGTACCCCCCTCGAAAGTCATAACTATTGAGCCCTTACCTTTTTAtgaagaatattaa
- a CDS encoding transcription factor BTF3 yields MGGNLRQIGGKGSARRKIKKVHKTSISNEKKINLILKKIGASYFGDVDEICVYKAGDTYLEFKRPKLSASLQSNTYVVTGKYTEQKIDLNKIFEGLKGNKNVDKNLLEKLKNDPNIKNLLNKENEAKKREEQEQAAEIPDLVENFEEVSKEEEK; encoded by the coding sequence ATGGGAGGTAATCTAAGACAAATAGGAGGAAAGGGGAGTGCTAGgagaaagataaaaaaggTTCATAAGACATCCATATCAAATGAGAAGAAAATTAatttgatattaaaaaaaattggtgCTTCCTATTTTGGGGATGTGGATGAAATATGTGTGTACAAAGCTGGTGATACGTACTTAGAATTTAAAAGGCCGAAATTGTCAGCTTCTTTGCAGTCAAATACATATGTTGTTACTGGAAAATATACTGAACAGAAAATtgatttaaacaaaatattcgAAGGactaaaaggaaataaaaatgtggATAAGAACTTActggaaaaattaaaaaatgatccaaatataaaaaatttattaaataaagaaaatgaagCGAAAAAGAGGGAAGAACAGGAGCAGGCTGCTGAAATACCCGATTTGGTTGAGAATTTTGAGGAGGTCTCAAAAGAGGAAGAGAAATGA